The genome window TAGGTCACAGTCATCCAATGTGCCAACCAGCAAATCCATCCATGTGTTGTTATGCTAAAAATATCTCCCACCCCACCATCACTTCTCCACTGTTTAGaaggtattttataaaatttccctATCAGTTTCTGTAACTTTTGACCCATACATGAATGTTAAATATAAAGActagtttttgaaaaattaaataaaatgtggtggCATCAATCCGCTCCCTCTGCCTTCAGAAGGGCTCCTGCTTTGGTATTTCTAATGGCTGCCGTCCTCACCCAAGTAGCAGGGGACCCAGGCAAACTGACGGCTCAAAGGAACTTCTTTCAGAGACACGGAGAGCAAATCTCACCCAACAGAAACAAGCGCAGACACCTACACCTCGCCTGAGCGTGTGCGCGCAGACGTGAAGTCAGTATCCAAGCCCCGCCCCCGGAAGCGCCTCTAGAGGCAGAGCACTTCCGCcagttcttcctctctctcagccatCGCCATCGCCATCGCGGTTCGAGCAGTTCAGGCGGTTGACTGGTTCGAGCGGTTAGCTGGTGCGTGCGGTTCGCTTTTCTTCGCTATGTCTTCTCACAAGACCTTCAGGATCAAGAGGTTCCTGGCcaagaagcagaagcagaatCGGCCCATTCCCCAGTGGATCTGGATGAAACCTGGTAGTAACATCAGGTACAACGCCAAGAGGAGACACTGGAGAAGAACCAAGCTGGGGCTGTAAGGAGTCGCGCCGGGATGGCCCACGTGTTTATGCTGTGTCCGGACTGCTGGTGCCTTGTCGCTGCCAAGATCGCTGCCATCGGGACACTTGGGCGTGTTGTATTCGGAAGTTGTTGGAAGAACGAGATATTTCTGTTTGTTCATACTTTTCTGCACTAGAAGGCTGGTTCAGTAATAAATATGTGAGacgtttaaaaagaaaagtgtggcgtcatataaaatttttaaaaacaaataccatggCCTTGCCCATCTTCCCCCGCCCCCTTTTTAGGCATAGTGTGATAGAACTAAGTTAGAAAAATTAGCCCCACCTAACTGATTAccttctcttctttaaaaaaaacaagttttttgtttttggtttcttcttttttatcattGAATGCACCGTCAAAGACACTTTTGGAATTACAGAGGACCATGGCTTCACACTTGGGAAGGAGTGCTCTTTTAGTCCAGACCGAGGGCTAATAATCATGGATTATGAGAGGAGTGGGACCTGTTTTTAGCACTGCCATCTTCTTTTTCTCatctcctgcctttctcttacTTAACATGCTTAAATACTCCAGTTCacattaatttaatctttttttttcttttgtttaatttatatgGGAAATAAGCTTAATACATTGAGAAAGCCTTGGGTCAccactcttttatttcttccacttTGTTCTCCTTATACTTtgcaaaaagcaaaaatattttccttaaaaataacatttaaaaaaatattttatttattcatttcagagaggggagagagagggaggggggaggagcaggaagtctcgactcccatatgtaccttgaccagtcaagcccatggttttgaacaggtgacctcagcattcccggtcaACACTTTAtacgctgtgccaccacaggtcaggtcacaacattttattttgataaaggcCCTGAGTACATGAGAAAATTCTTATTCCCTTGGATCTGAAGATTATAGGCTTTATGCTCTGTGACTTAGTTCCATACAATAGCTCAAGTCACTCACTAAATCTTGACACAATCAGCTAAAGGCTTAGAAATTGTTGAATTGTAATAATCTTCTCAGAACTCTTGAGTATACCCcagatatacacacataaatacatgtttttataAATGGAGAGCAGGTACCTTCTGATCTGCATAAAGACAAGTCACAAACCTTATTTTTTAGGAGTTTTGGTTCACTGAGGCTTGATTCAAGTGATGCAAGGTTTAcctcaaagaagttgttgagtaTTGGCTTTTCAACAAACTTAACAGAAACTTGACAAATCTACAATCCTGTTTGGTGcattctacacttttttttttttttttaccatttgggAACCcgtctatttctttctttatacagAAGAGGCCTGTATATGTTTATGCTGTCAAGCAATCTGAGAAATTTCCCCCTACCATTTACAATCTAGAAACTAAAATTaatcataataattttatttgtttaaaaataaaaagaaaaataatactgcaAAGGTTTCTCACCTTTGGAACATTTCCATGGGAGAAGAAAGACCACCTACATCTGTTCCTATGTACCACACCTAATACCTCAACCTTGCTGGACTGAACAGGAAACAGTATCAGGATAAGATTGAAGACAGTAATTGTTAATCCATGCCAGAAGGGAAAGCAAGGCcctgcagaattttaataaatcaGTCTTGGATTACCTGTAATATTGACATACATTAGTtgacaaaagtgggtttacagtcgtgtgcatgaaacagtttattgtaatattataatcataacctgcatatcttttccatacaaatgagtGTAAACCTACTATTGCCCACTTCTGACAGCTGAACTTGACAGAGATAAACACTCAGAGTTCTCGGATTGCAGTTCTTCTAGGCTAATGTTATTAGAAAACTCTCATCCTTTAATTAAAGCAAGAGATTGCAGACAACGCAAGAGCAGCCATGTTCGTGATTACAGGGGCAACTTCTGGAGCAGCGCTTATTGCAATGAAGTGCATTCTTCACTCTGCTGAGAGATCTGCAGAAAAGTGTTAGCAGAGATTTGCTGAAGTACTTAGGACAGGCCCAGAGATTATAAAACACAGTGGCACAGCAACTTCTCCTCCTGAGTTACGGATATGTTGTTCCAGGGGACTTTTTCAGGGTATGAGTCTCTTTTTTCATAGGCACTTATTGAACACAGGTGTGTTTGCAGACTGGCATAAATAAGTACTATTGATCCTGTGGGTAGTTCTTAGAAAAGTCAAATGGCCTGGTTTAAAGTACCACAGAAACATTCtgcctagaatgctgaagttagaaacaagagaaaaatccaCTTACCCAAAAGTGATGAAAACAGAATTATGAACTGAATCAATCAAGATTACTATGAGATATATGAGTGGTTTAGATCAGCCttgcaaacactttttaaaaagtgtttaaaatattatttttcttaaatatttttacatccaAACATCTTTATGAAATAACTGCCTTCCTTCTTCCACTACTGCTGATACCATTTCATAAGAACTATTGCTGCAATATGGGAAAAAATGGAAACACGGATTTTATTGCATTTCTAGCACTTATCACCTAATGGGCCATAAAGTCTCAAATTCTCACTAGATTTCTTTATTTCCAAACtggaaaatatattcattaaataatatgTTTGTGATCTTATTATGAAGATTAAGAAGTTAAtaagagtaaaatatttttaaagcaatgcaTAGATCATGTTAATATTATATACACAATATATTAACATTAAGCAGGAGAAAAATACATGATCAGACTATAAGTGATGAAAGATAATGagaaaatagtcttttaaaaataaatataccagaACTTACACATCAAAATGTGTTTTTCCCCCACAGAAGCAGTTATTTAATAGAATGCTACTGTCAaaacatgtttaaatattttttaaaatgctatcagaaatcaatttttaagtaaaaaggagTAAAATCCTAATTAGTTTGTCTTTAAATCTGGTTTAGCACCAAAACCAGTACTAGTTTACCCACCCAGCACAGTCATCAGACTTAGGTTTGTTTGACtcttagcatttaaaaaattaaacacactcAAAAGAGATAACTGAACAGGATTTTCAAAGTGGATGTCACAGATTCTGAAAGCAATTCCAATGTAAATTtccagaattattttaataaagcacTGTTGTTGGAATAATGCAAGATTTATCTTATAAatgatacattttgaaatattaattccATTCATGAAATTACATCGATTAATTaaatctccatttttttaaacatcagaCTTTGTCAGCTAAGACAAAGTGAAGTGATACCAAATATCAGATCATATGCAAGGACCCAGTACGGTTCTGAACAACTAAAACAACAATTGTCCTggatcatttttcttatttgaattaGTCACTACTTATGGTGGATCAAAATCAGCCACAAACTTTTTGCCTCCTCCTCTAAATTCCTCTCCATTTGAATCTCAGCTGAGTCTGTGACAGCTTTAACCATTAGAATGCAGCAGAAAATGCTGCACAGTTTCAGAGACTAAAAAATCTGCAGCTTCTGCCTTGAAACATTTCTTTTGCCTACATGTGATTAGAACCCCAGCCCAATGAAGCCGCCATGTAGAGGCAAATGGTGATATTCTGGTTGACATTCCCAGCTGAGATCCTAATCAAAAGCAGCACAAACTAGTAGTTCTGTGAGTGAGTTCTCTTGGATATTCCAGCCTAATAAAGTCTCCAGATGATCGCAGCCCTAGCTGACATCACTTCAAGCGTAACCTAactctgctacttactagctaTGATTCTGGGCCAATTATCGAATCCTCTGTTTCAAATACCTCATTTAAAACTGCATCAACAATAATACCATTCTTATTGCTTTGTTGttgataaaaaggaaataaaagattgaTGGCACCTATGTAGCAGCAGTTTTCAACAAATTGATAAATAAAGCTGCCATTTCTACATCGTTTTTAGTTGATAAACCTTGCCAGCAACCTAATGTAAACTAAGGAACAATCTCATGTGCTTTGTCTTGTTTCTAGGAAATGTCAAAAAGATTGATTAAAGAGACATGCGTGGCAATTAGACTTACTCCTGTTTATGGATGAGGGCATTGGCAACACCTCAGTGGAAGTTTGTTGCAGGTTTCTCTTCAAGTGAGCGTATTTtgattatcattatcatcatcattttgcTCATTTGTCACGACTTCTATAAGTTTTTGATGAAAATAATCTAGTCAGACTATATTTATAATGTGCAACCACAGCTTCTCATCTCTATTGGAAAAATGACCTAGAACCTGAGGTCATGTCATGTTGTGTCATGCCCAGGGTTTTATCTCTGCCCTCCCTTAGGCCAGGCACAAATTTGTGACTATCCCCAATTTTCTTATTGCTCTTGAGAATGACTACTTTAAATCATTTTGGTATGactttctctatatttttaaggACATGGAAgataaactgaatttttaattttccaattttatacAGTAGTGGATACCAAAATCAATTCACTTTCTTTTGTTACTATGTTCAATACACATATGCCATTAGGTTGCAAAAGAATAAACATACACttttttcatacatttataaTCTGCAAGGAAAGAGTTATTTGGTGATGTTA of Saccopteryx bilineata isolate mSacBil1 chromosome 1, mSacBil1_pri_phased_curated, whole genome shotgun sequence contains these proteins:
- the LOC136319883 gene encoding ribosomal protein eL39-like 2, which encodes MSSHKTFRIKRFLAKKQKQNRPIPQWIWMKPGSNIRYNAKRRHWRRTKLGL